A part of Phoenix dactylifera cultivar Barhee BC4 chromosome 2, palm_55x_up_171113_PBpolish2nd_filt_p, whole genome shotgun sequence genomic DNA contains:
- the LOC103720156 gene encoding probable indole-3-pyruvate monooxygenase YUCCA5, protein MAGSMSDRFDFFSRRCVWVNGPIIVGAGPSGLAVGACLKEQGVPFVILERADCIASLWQKRTYDRLKLHLPKQFCQLPKLPFPEEYPEYPCKQQFIGYLESYAKHFKINPRFNQSVQSARYDETCGLWRVRTVGTGAEAGNRNAEVEYIGRWLVVATGENAEKVVPEMEGLAQFGGDVMHICDYKSGDVYRGKRVLVVGCGNSGMEVCLDLCDHDAFPSMVVRDSVHVLPRQVMGKSTFELAVFLLNWLPLWLVDKILLALAWLVLGNVEKYGLKRPSTGPLELKNTQGRTPVLDIGTLSKIRSGDIKVVPGIKRFMPGKVELVDGQILDVDSVIFATGYRSNVPQWLQGTDFFSKDGFPKVPFPNGWKGYSGLYAVGFTRRGLSGASSDAVRIAKDIGRVWKEETKPTKRLTACHRRCMSQI, encoded by the exons ATGGCCGGAAGCATGTCCGATCGATTCGATTTCTTCTCTCGACGGTGTGTGTGGGTGAACGGCCCGATCATCGTCGGAGCCGGCCCGTCCGGCTTGGCGGTGGGTGCATGCCTGAAGGAGCAGGGTGTTCCTTTCGTGATCCTCGAGCGGGCCGACTGCATTGCCTCCCTCTGGCAGAAGCGAACCTACGACCGGCTGAAGCTCCACCTCCCCAAGCAATTCTGCCAGCTGCCGAAGCTCCCCTTCCCTGAGGAGTACCCCGAGTACCCCTGCAAGCAGCAGTTTATAGGCTACTTGGAGTCATATGCTAAGCACTTTAAGATCAACCCGAGATTCAACCAGTCGGTGCAGTCCGCGAGGTACGATGAGACATGCGGGTTGTGGCGTGTGAGGACCGTCGGTACCGGCGCTGAGGCCGGAAACCGGAACGCCGAGGTGGAGTACATTGGCCGGTGGCTGGTGGTGGCCACTGGGGAGAATGCTGAGAAGGTGGTCCCTGAGATGGAGGGACTGGCACAGTTTGGCGGCGATGTCATGCATATCTGCGACTACAAGTCCGGCGACGTCTACCGGGGGAAGCGGGTATTGGTGGTCGGATGTGGCAACTCCGGCATGGAGGTCTGTCTCGATCTCTGTGACCATGATGCCTTCCCATCGATGGTTGTTCGTGACTCG GTTCATGTGCTGCCAAGACAGGTTATGGGAAAATCGACGTTCGAGCTGGCTGTTTTCCTACTGAACTGGCTGCCGCTCTGGCTGGTGGACAAGATTCTACTGGCGTTAGCATGGCTGGTTCTTGGGAACGTAGAGAAGTATGGCTTGAAGAGGCCTTCCACTGGTCCTCTGGAGCTCAAGAACACACAGGGGAGGACCCCTGTCTTGGATATCGGCACTCTGAGCAAGATAAGGTCTGGCGATATAAAGGTGGTTCCTGGGATCAAGAGGTTCATGCCAGGAAaagttgagcttgttgatggccAGATCCTCGATGTCGATTCAGTTATCTTCGCTACTGGATACCGAAGCAATGTTCCTCAATGGCTTCAG GGAACTGATTTCTTCTCTAAAGATGGATTCCCAAAAGTGCCATTTCCAAATGGGTGGAAGGGGTACTCAGGGCTCTATGCTGTTGGATTCACAAGGAGAGGGCTCTCTGGTGCTTCCTCAGATGCTGTGAGGATAGCAAAGGACATTGGCAGGGTCTGGAAAGAGGAAACAAAGCCAACAAAGAGGCTCACTGCTTGCCATAGGAGATGCATGTCTCAGATCTGA